A stretch of the Chitiniphilus purpureus genome encodes the following:
- a CDS encoding phage tail protein I, which translates to MNSLLPPGAGPIEHALTLAGAQALDRVPLPFRTLWNPDTCPAPLLPYLAWAFSVDRWDASWSEATKRQVIRDAFYVHQHKGTIGALRRVVEPFGYDLTVIEWWQMEPAGEPGTFALEVSVLDEGISPELYAELERLVDDAKPLSRKLAQIMINLEPRGTFWIAAAVADGDTLTVYPLE; encoded by the coding sequence ATGAATAGCCTGCTGCCGCCAGGTGCCGGCCCGATCGAGCACGCGCTCACTCTTGCTGGCGCCCAAGCACTCGACCGGGTGCCGCTACCGTTTCGTACGCTATGGAATCCCGATACATGCCCGGCGCCGCTGCTGCCATATCTCGCGTGGGCGTTTTCGGTCGATCGCTGGGATGCCAGCTGGTCTGAAGCCACCAAGCGCCAGGTGATCCGAGATGCGTTCTACGTGCACCAGCACAAGGGCACGATCGGCGCATTGCGTCGTGTTGTCGAGCCATTCGGCTACGACCTGACCGTGATCGAGTGGTGGCAGATGGAACCGGCCGGCGAGCCCGGCACCTTCGCCCTCGAAGTCTCGGTGCTCGACGAGGGCATCAGCCCCGAGCTGTATGCCGAGCTCGAACGGCTGGTCGACGACGCCAAGCCGCTTTCCCGCAAGCTCGCACAAATCATGATCAATCTTGAGCCGCGCGGCACTTTCTGGATCGCCGCCGCGGTCGCCGACGGTGACACGCTCACCGTCTACCCGTTGGAGTAA